The Bacillus sp. (in: firmicutes) genome contains a region encoding:
- the sda gene encoding sporulation histidine kinase inhibitor Sda, translating into MKIMSNEQLVAAYRDAQKNGEDRMWIKLLKDEIKKRGLNPFKKRR; encoded by the coding sequence ATGAAAATTATGAGCAATGAGCAACTTGTCGCAGCTTACCGAGACGCACAAAAAAATGGTGAGGACCGGATGTGGATCAAGCTTTTGAAAGATGAAATAAAAAAACGAGGATTAAATCCTTTTAAAAAACGCCGCTAA
- a CDS encoding AAC(3) family N-acetyltransferase, whose amino-acid sequence MTIIVHSSLSSLGWVCGREKAVIDAIMEVVTEEGTIIMPAQSADNSDPQYWQNPPVPRDWWETIRNSIPPFDPATTPTWGIGRIAEAFRTYPSVLRSAHPIHSFSGWGKEASAVLASHPLDFSLGDESPLGRLYERDSYILLLGVGYDSCTAMHLAEHKLPNRKIETQSSAILENGHRVWKTYQLIEMDDEQFPAIGEAFEKKASISVGKVGCAKAKLVPLRPLVDFTFEYLMNKHT is encoded by the coding sequence ATGACAATCATTGTCCATTCTTCCCTTAGTTCCCTTGGCTGGGTGTGTGGGCGAGAAAAAGCCGTCATCGACGCGATAATGGAAGTGGTTACCGAAGAGGGGACGATTATCATGCCTGCTCAATCGGCGGACAATTCCGATCCTCAATATTGGCAAAATCCTCCTGTTCCACGGGATTGGTGGGAAACTATACGAAATTCGATTCCACCTTTTGATCCAGCGACAACTCCGACATGGGGAATCGGCCGGATTGCCGAAGCATTCCGTACTTATCCAAGTGTTCTTCGAAGTGCGCATCCCATTCATTCGTTTAGCGGTTGGGGAAAGGAAGCGAGTGCCGTATTAGCAAGCCATCCACTTGACTTTTCGCTTGGTGACGAATCTCCACTTGGCCGTTTGTATGAGCGAGATAGTTATATTTTATTGTTAGGTGTTGGGTACGATTCTTGTACGGCGATGCATTTGGCTGAGCACAAGCTTCCGAATCGGAAGATTGAAACACAATCGTCAGCTATATTGGAAAATGGTCATCGCGTGTGGAAAACGTATCAACTTATTGAAATGGATGATGAACAGTTCCCAGCCATAGGAGAAGCATTTGAAAAAAAGGCGTCTATTTCCGTAGGTAAAGTTGGATGTGCGAAAGCAAAACTCGTTCCGTTACGCCCGCTTGTCGATTTTACTTTTGAATATCTAATGAACAAACATACATAA
- a CDS encoding AMP-binding protein, whose protein sequence is MSKEWNVTIGQLLAQKAEAHPNHEAVVYRDRGLRWSYREFDLLCRQAAKGLMKLGIEKGEHVAIWASNVPEWLICQFATGKMGAVLVTVNTNYQTAELEYLLSQSDSTTIILLEQYRDSSYIDMLYSIVPELKTATPGQLHSKRLPHLKNVIVLGDNKYPGTYQWGDVLALGEDVADEALDQRMDTLYPDDVINMQYTSGTTGFPKGVMLSHSNIINNAYNIAQCMKLTEQDRLCIPVPFFHCFGCVLGTLACVTVGATMVPVQEFHPKEVLQTVQDEKCTGLHGVPTMFISELNHPDFDQFDLSSLRTGIMAGSNCPIEVMKAVMEKMGATEITIAYGQTESSPVITQTRTDDPIQIRVETVGRALPNVEVKIVEPGTNKEVPRGVQGELCTRGYHVMKGYYKNPEATKEVIDEEGWLHTGDLAVMDEQGYCRITGRLKDMIIRGGENIYPREIEEFLYTHPKILDVQVVGVPDEVYGEEVMAWIILKEGEEATPEEIKEYCRGKISRHKIPRYIEFIDQYPMTASGKIQKYKLREKAVQLFRKSN, encoded by the coding sequence TTGTCAAAAGAATGGAATGTAACGATCGGTCAACTGTTAGCTCAAAAAGCGGAAGCTCACCCGAATCACGAGGCGGTCGTGTATCGTGACCGTGGCTTAAGGTGGAGCTATCGTGAATTTGATTTGCTTTGTCGCCAAGCTGCAAAAGGATTGATGAAATTAGGAATTGAAAAAGGCGAACATGTAGCGATTTGGGCAAGTAATGTACCGGAGTGGCTGATTTGCCAATTTGCCACAGGAAAAATGGGAGCCGTTCTCGTTACGGTCAATACGAACTATCAAACGGCAGAATTAGAATATTTACTCTCCCAGTCTGATTCCACCACGATTATCCTTCTAGAACAGTATCGTGATTCTTCCTATATTGATATGCTATATTCAATTGTACCTGAGTTAAAAACCGCAACGCCAGGTCAACTTCACTCAAAGCGACTTCCTCATTTGAAAAATGTCATCGTCCTTGGTGACAATAAATATCCAGGTACATATCAGTGGGGGGACGTTTTAGCGCTAGGAGAGGATGTAGCGGATGAAGCGCTCGACCAACGAATGGACACCCTTTATCCAGATGATGTCATTAATATGCAATATACTTCTGGTACGACCGGTTTTCCAAAAGGAGTCATGCTCAGTCATTCGAATATTATTAACAATGCCTATAACATTGCCCAATGTATGAAGCTAACCGAACAAGATCGATTATGCATACCGGTTCCATTTTTCCACTGCTTCGGTTGTGTGCTCGGTACGTTAGCTTGTGTAACAGTTGGAGCAACGATGGTTCCAGTACAAGAGTTTCATCCGAAAGAAGTTTTGCAAACGGTACAAGACGAAAAATGTACCGGCCTTCATGGAGTACCAACGATGTTTATCAGCGAATTAAATCACCCTGATTTTGACCAGTTTGATTTATCCTCACTTCGAACAGGCATTATGGCAGGTTCTAACTGTCCAATCGAAGTGATGAAAGCAGTCATGGAAAAAATGGGCGCAACCGAGATTACGATTGCATATGGACAAACGGAATCCTCTCCAGTCATTACTCAAACACGGACAGACGACCCGATTCAAATTCGAGTAGAAACCGTTGGTCGAGCGTTACCAAATGTGGAAGTGAAAATTGTGGAACCAGGTACGAACAAAGAGGTTCCACGTGGGGTACAAGGGGAATTATGCACAAGAGGATACCATGTGATGAAAGGATATTATAAAAATCCAGAAGCAACAAAGGAAGTAATCGACGAAGAGGGCTGGCTGCATACAGGTGACTTAGCTGTGATGGATGAGCAAGGATATTGCCGCATTACTGGTCGTTTAAAAGATATGATTATCCGTGGGGGTGAAAACATTTATCCACGAGAAATTGAAGAGTTTTTATATACCCATCCAAAAATTTTAGATGTCCAAGTAGTTGGAGTACCAGATGAGGTATATGGAGAAGAAGTGATGGCATGGATTATATTAAAAGAAGGGGAAGAAGCAACTCCAGAAGAAATAAAAGAATATTGTCGAGGAAAAATTTCTCGACATAAAATTCCACGATATATTGAGTTTATCGACCAATATCCAATGACAGCTTCTGGGAAAATCCAAAAATATAAATTGCGAGAAAAAGCGGTACAACTATTTAGAAAATCCAATTAA
- a CDS encoding gamma-glutamylcyclotransferase has product MKRSVYLFVYGTLRKHERNHHYLNKAKKLYDQAWVYGTLYDTGFGYPALSLNGNDRVFGELFELSIDDLPFIDQLEDYHPARTDSLYTRVTEQIWTDDGPVEGVVYVTTNKSIMKERIPTGDWKVHQFLLKKPDFVSYFAYGSCMDHERFQKANVDHFFQHVIGTGRLHNYSMKYTFPVEDGGRADIVEDGGITEGIVYHVPYEGVKYLFEREGVELGWYRPAFVDVTINGEQHVDVLTFIVNNKQNETCPPVHYAREILRGAYGYVSAAYMKQLKERLHSLGMSMDQIEQLI; this is encoded by the coding sequence ATGAAAAGGTCCGTCTATTTATTTGTATACGGAACGCTTCGTAAACACGAAAGGAATCATCATTACCTAAATAAAGCGAAAAAGCTTTATGACCAGGCTTGGGTTTATGGTACCCTATATGATACAGGATTCGGTTATCCAGCATTGTCGTTAAACGGGAATGATCGAGTGTTTGGAGAACTATTTGAACTTTCTATTGATGATCTACCATTCATTGATCAGTTAGAAGATTACCATCCTGCTAGAACCGATTCATTATATACGAGGGTAACGGAGCAAATTTGGACAGATGATGGTCCCGTTGAAGGGGTTGTTTATGTAACGACAAATAAGTCGATAATGAAAGAACGTATTCCAACTGGTGATTGGAAAGTTCATCAATTTTTATTAAAAAAACCGGACTTTGTTTCCTACTTTGCTTATGGGTCGTGTATGGATCACGAACGATTTCAAAAAGCGAATGTCGATCATTTTTTTCAGCACGTGATTGGCACTGGACGTTTACATAATTATTCTATGAAATATACGTTTCCTGTCGAAGACGGTGGACGTGCTGATATTGTCGAAGATGGGGGAATAACAGAAGGAATTGTATATCACGTTCCATATGAAGGAGTTAAGTATTTATTTGAACGAGAAGGGGTCGAACTTGGATGGTATCGGCCAGCTTTTGTCGATGTAACCATCAATGGGGAACAACATGTAGATGTGTTAACATTTATCGTAAATAACAAACAGAACGAGACATGTCCACCGGTACATTATGCACGAGAGATTTTGAGAGGTGCTTATGGATACGTTAGTGCAGCTTATATGAAACAGTTAAAAGAAAGGTTACATTCATTAGGTATGTCAATGGATCAGATCGAACAGCTTATATAA
- a CDS encoding aldehyde dehydrogenase family protein, with amino-acid sequence MSQLMINVNEKVQKFLQGTKKLYINGEWVESKTGKTFDTPNPATGETLATVYEAGPEDIDLAVKAARKAFDEGPWSKMSAAQRSRLMYKLADLMEEHKEALAQLETLDNGKPIRETLNADLPLAIEHMRYYAGWATKIVGQTIPVHPTYFNYTRHEPVGVVGQIIPWNFPLLMAMWKLGAALATGCTVVLKPAEQTPLSALYLAELIEEAGFPKGVVNIVPGFGETAGQPLVDHPLVDKIAFTGSTEVGKIIMERAAKTLKRVTLELGGKSPNIILPDADLSKAIPGAFNGVMFNQGQVCCAGSRVFIPKDQFDNVVADMVSHAKSMKQGAGIHPDTEIGPLVSAEQQSRVLNYIQKGIEEGAELLVGGDKPSDQGYFVSPTVFADVRDDMTIAREEIFGPVIAALPYEDLDELIARANDSQYGLAAGVWTKDVAKAHYIASKLRAGTVWVNCYNVFDAASPFGGYKQSGIGREMGSYALDNYTEVKSVWVSLKH; translated from the coding sequence ATGAGTCAATTAATGATTAATGTGAATGAAAAGGTGCAAAAATTTTTACAAGGGACGAAAAAACTGTATATTAACGGGGAGTGGGTCGAAAGTAAAACAGGAAAAACGTTTGACACTCCAAACCCGGCGACTGGGGAAACGTTAGCAACGGTTTACGAAGCTGGTCCAGAAGACATTGATCTTGCGGTAAAAGCCGCTCGTAAAGCGTTTGATGAAGGTCCTTGGTCCAAAATGAGCGCAGCTCAGCGAAGCCGCTTAATGTACAAGCTAGCTGATTTAATGGAAGAACATAAAGAAGCATTAGCTCAGCTCGAAACATTAGATAATGGTAAACCTATTCGCGAAACGTTAAACGCTGATTTACCACTTGCGATTGAACATATGCGCTATTATGCGGGATGGGCAACGAAAATTGTTGGACAAACGATTCCAGTGCATCCAACATATTTTAACTATACTCGCCACGAACCAGTCGGTGTGGTTGGACAGATTATTCCATGGAACTTCCCACTCCTAATGGCCATGTGGAAATTAGGGGCAGCATTAGCAACGGGATGTACAGTGGTGTTAAAACCAGCAGAGCAAACTCCGCTATCAGCACTCTATTTAGCAGAACTAATTGAGGAAGCAGGCTTCCCTAAAGGTGTGGTCAATATTGTTCCAGGCTTTGGGGAAACGGCAGGACAACCATTAGTTGATCACCCTCTAGTGGATAAAATTGCCTTTACAGGTTCGACCGAAGTCGGAAAAATCATTATGGAGCGGGCAGCAAAAACATTGAAGAGAGTCACGCTTGAACTAGGTGGAAAATCACCAAACATTATTTTACCGGATGCCGACCTATCAAAGGCAATTCCAGGTGCCTTTAATGGGGTCATGTTTAACCAAGGGCAAGTTTGCTGTGCCGGTTCTCGTGTCTTTATCCCGAAAGACCAATTTGATAACGTTGTGGCTGATATGGTCTCCCACGCGAAATCGATGAAACAAGGAGCAGGCATTCATCCGGATACAGAAATTGGGCCACTTGTTTCAGCAGAGCAACAATCTCGTGTCTTAAACTATATCCAAAAAGGAATTGAAGAAGGAGCTGAGTTACTCGTTGGTGGTGATAAACCAAGTGACCAAGGGTACTTCGTCTCCCCTACCGTATTTGCTGACGTCCGAGATGATATGACCATTGCTCGTGAGGAGATTTTTGGTCCTGTTATTGCGGCCTTGCCTTATGAAGATCTTGACGAGCTTATCGCTCGGGCAAATGATTCGCAATACGGCTTAGCAGCTGGGGTATGGACCAAAGATGTAGCGAAAGCTCATTATATTGCCAGCAAACTGCGTGCCGGAACCGTTTGGGTGAACTGTTATAATGTATTTGATGCTGCGAGCCCATTCGGTGGATATAAACAGTCAGGTATCGGAAGAGAAATGGGGTCCTATGCACTAGACAACTATACAGAAGTAAAGAGCGTTTGGGTAAGTTTAAAACATTAA
- a CDS encoding DedA family protein: MGESFLWELVGEYGYLSMFLISWVIFFGFPLPNEVGAAFTGMLTTVYDFKPVYAFLSLYAGVLSCSIFGYMVGRLLGTRVVDRIQQRASERYFYRAKIWLQKRYGLGIGFSYFVPGVRLLMPYLAGAMNVSFIQFFMVTTVALFLWSNIYFQVGRVFPTAFNEIIDYLVWTICIVGIIVILFIRRKTIQKGKKTFVSK, translated from the coding sequence ATGGGGGAATCTTTTTTATGGGAACTTGTCGGTGAATATGGTTATTTAAGCATGTTTCTTATCAGTTGGGTCATTTTTTTTGGTTTTCCATTACCAAATGAAGTTGGAGCGGCTTTTACGGGAATGTTGACTACGGTCTATGATTTTAAACCAGTATATGCTTTTTTAAGTCTTTATGCAGGGGTGTTATCATGCTCCATCTTTGGGTATATGGTCGGCCGATTACTCGGAACTCGGGTGGTTGATCGAATCCAACAGCGAGCATCCGAGCGGTACTTCTATCGAGCGAAAATATGGTTACAAAAAAGGTATGGTCTTGGTATTGGATTTAGTTACTTTGTTCCGGGGGTTCGGTTACTTATGCCATATTTAGCTGGCGCCATGAACGTTTCGTTTATTCAATTTTTTATGGTCACAACGGTTGCTTTATTTTTGTGGAGCAACATCTATTTTCAAGTCGGAAGAGTCTTTCCGACAGCATTTAATGAAATCATCGATTACTTGGTTTGGACGATTTGTATTGTTGGTATTATCGTGATTCTGTTTATTAGACGAAAAACTATTCAAAAAGGGAAAAAAACATTCGTCTCAAAGTGA
- a CDS encoding MoxR family ATPase produces MIKLPQQLEQMINERKSLWKDVDQHLIGKGGYTPSNESILYDALTALSIGKNVLLKGPTGSGKTKLAETLSAIFSQPMHSINCSVDLDAEALLGYKTIVEKDEKTMIEFIEGPVIQAMKKGHLLYIDEINMAKPETLPILNGVLDYRRTITNPFTGEVVKARPSFGVIAAINEGYVGTVPLNEALKNRFVVIDVPYIQGDVLKQVLKEQSIQQDDRLLTKFVQLSNDLLIQVTNGQISEEAASIRALLDTVDLTVYMPPLRAIQRGIIDKLEDEREKAAIRNIAETIFD; encoded by the coding sequence ATGATAAAGTTGCCACAACAGCTCGAACAAATGATAAATGAACGCAAATCGTTATGGAAAGATGTTGATCAACATTTAATAGGAAAAGGTGGGTATACACCTTCTAACGAATCGATCTTATATGATGCCTTAACAGCTCTTTCCATTGGTAAAAACGTATTATTGAAAGGGCCGACCGGTTCCGGAAAGACGAAATTGGCGGAAACGTTATCGGCAATTTTTTCACAGCCAATGCATTCCATTAACTGTTCCGTTGATTTAGACGCTGAAGCGTTGCTCGGATATAAAACAATCGTTGAGAAAGACGAAAAAACAATGATTGAATTTATTGAAGGACCCGTCATTCAAGCGATGAAAAAAGGTCATTTATTATATATAGATGAAATTAATATGGCCAAGCCAGAAACGTTACCAATCCTAAACGGGGTTCTCGATTATCGCCGGACGATAACGAATCCATTTACAGGAGAAGTGGTAAAAGCCAGACCGTCCTTTGGAGTGATTGCCGCGATTAATGAAGGATATGTGGGCACGGTTCCGTTAAATGAAGCGTTAAAAAACCGTTTTGTAGTCATTGACGTTCCGTACATTCAAGGTGATGTCTTAAAGCAAGTATTAAAGGAACAAAGCATTCAGCAAGATGATCGGCTGTTAACGAAATTTGTTCAATTATCAAATGATTTGCTTATCCAGGTTACGAACGGTCAAATTTCAGAGGAGGCAGCATCGATTCGCGCCCTTCTTGATACGGTTGATTTAACGGTTTACATGCCACCTTTACGTGCGATTCAACGTGGAATTATAGACAAGTTAGAAGACGAACGAGAAAAAGCGGCCATCCGGAATATTGCCGAAACGATTTTTGATTGA
- a CDS encoding VWA domain-containing protein, which produces MNRFIQFNDEKIDSFLFMQLADLAKTLTKNPNMEVEYSVQSYLDVIGEKIFVSHFWDHRSKEDTVAGLKSDVFLRAIGSFYHTDFQEVIRYIELIKQTSIPRFAKQLFMLAEDTRLEDICIKKRPGTKSVFSKRRMMYKKHFETQLNVNLVKSVYTDALFNSLFGMIHAESPTEEPPSISEPLDRVIPFIRHQLSRIFEAAHTRDIVHICIELVEVLDELLEEDMLNEYFHLPENVYHDEEGLDYRDLKRQDPLQNCDFHDKKKDGDETVFDEEMRTWHRETSDLSKTFLQFDLDQGTQSDLLGEGVREGDEGDQALGVVQGSARQSVNNDYTSAEATVMKKMDRLGGSESYGKENKYAVPIFVEPTLSTTEDKRHYEQIKKDILTYQKKLKNMIEKTLEHKKIQPRTDLHMGRLNKKLVRFFTDKNPRLFYKKHEPSNEIDAVFTLLVDCSASMYDKMEETKRGIVLFHEALQSLKVPHEIVGFWEDTNDATETYQPNYFKHVISFQTCFQRTIGPKVMQLQPEEDNRDGFAIRLMTERLLKRSEKQKFLLVFSDGEPAALGYDQNGIIDTHEAVILARKQGIEVINVFLANGEIDEGQKTTIQNIYGKYSILVSNVEQLPDVLFPLLKKLLYKSI; this is translated from the coding sequence ATGAATCGATTTATTCAGTTTAACGACGAAAAAATAGATTCTTTTTTATTTATGCAACTAGCTGATTTAGCAAAAACGCTAACGAAAAATCCGAATATGGAAGTGGAATATAGTGTTCAATCGTATTTAGACGTAATCGGTGAAAAAATCTTCGTCAGCCACTTTTGGGACCATCGCTCGAAAGAAGATACGGTCGCTGGATTGAAAAGTGATGTGTTTTTACGCGCGATAGGCAGCTTCTATCACACTGACTTTCAAGAAGTGATTCGATACATCGAACTAATTAAACAAACGTCAATCCCGCGTTTTGCGAAACAATTATTTATGCTGGCAGAAGATACAAGGTTAGAAGATATTTGTATAAAAAAGCGTCCAGGCACGAAAAGCGTTTTTTCAAAACGGCGGATGATGTATAAAAAACATTTTGAAACACAGCTAAATGTCAATTTAGTAAAAAGTGTGTATACGGATGCTCTGTTTAACAGTTTATTTGGAATGATTCATGCAGAGTCACCAACGGAAGAGCCCCCATCGATTTCAGAACCATTAGACCGTGTCATTCCATTTATTCGCCATCAATTATCGAGAATTTTTGAAGCGGCGCATACAAGGGACATTGTTCACATTTGCATAGAACTAGTGGAAGTATTGGACGAGTTACTCGAAGAAGATATGTTGAATGAGTATTTTCACTTACCGGAGAACGTCTACCATGACGAAGAAGGTCTTGATTACCGCGATTTAAAACGCCAAGATCCACTGCAAAATTGTGATTTTCATGATAAGAAAAAAGACGGTGATGAAACGGTATTTGATGAAGAAATGCGGACATGGCATCGGGAAACGTCCGACCTATCAAAAACGTTTCTCCAATTCGATTTAGATCAAGGGACCCAATCTGATTTACTCGGTGAAGGGGTCCGTGAAGGAGACGAAGGGGACCAAGCGTTAGGCGTCGTTCAAGGTTCCGCTCGTCAATCCGTGAACAACGATTACACTTCTGCGGAAGCGACGGTGATGAAAAAAATGGACCGTTTAGGAGGAAGTGAGTCGTACGGAAAAGAGAACAAATATGCGGTTCCTATTTTTGTCGAGCCGACACTCTCAACGACGGAAGACAAGCGTCATTACGAACAAATAAAAAAAGACATTCTCACCTATCAAAAGAAACTGAAAAATATGATTGAGAAAACGCTTGAGCATAAAAAAATACAGCCGCGCACCGATTTGCACATGGGACGGTTAAATAAAAAACTTGTTCGTTTCTTTACAGATAAAAACCCTCGACTGTTTTATAAAAAGCATGAACCGTCGAATGAAATTGATGCAGTGTTTACGTTGCTTGTTGATTGTTCAGCTTCCATGTACGATAAAATGGAAGAAACGAAACGAGGAATTGTTTTATTCCATGAAGCGTTACAATCATTAAAAGTTCCTCATGAAATCGTCGGTTTTTGGGAAGATACAAACGACGCAACCGAAACGTATCAGCCGAACTATTTTAAACATGTTATTTCATTTCAAACGTGTTTTCAAAGAACAATAGGTCCAAAGGTCATGCAGTTGCAGCCTGAAGAGGACAATCGCGATGGATTCGCCATCCGACTAATGACGGAGCGACTATTAAAGCGATCAGAAAAACAAAAGTTTTTACTCGTTTTTTCCGATGGAGAACCTGCCGCCTTGGGGTATGATCAAAACGGAATAATTGATACTCATGAAGCGGTTATTTTAGCCCGTAAACAAGGAATTGAAGTAATAAACGTTTTTTTAGCAAATGGAGAAATTGATGAAGGACAAAAGACAACCATTCAAAACATTTATGGAAAATACAGCATCCTCGTATCCAACGTAGAACAACTTCCGGACGTATTGTTCCCGTTGTTAAAAAAATTACTGTATAAAAGTATTTAA
- a CDS encoding ABC-ATPase domain-containing protein, with the protein MERLRQILKQIDHKGYKAYKSIQGTYRFPQYELAIDYVQGDPFASPSKIRIIIPWEQTILTREDTLTRKRTIHIEDYITRQIHRAIQRVGKQVNGSGKSGLIWIDPPGQEVLETTAVTISPRYLTVCLSIGLPARGRTVLGKEAERLLFEQLPTVLQQSVFSLKRESITSVIHLCDQQAAIREYMKKHGLVAVIGNGAILPRESGVSDRPLKQGAVPFQSPKELEVGIPVPHQQEPIRGMGIRKGITLIVGGGFHGKSTFLKALERSVYDHIKGDGREFVFTDEQAIKIRAEDGRSVQMVNISPFITHLPLGRKTDAFTTDNASGSTSQAANIMEALEAGATTLLIDEDTSATNFMIRDARMQALVQKDHEPITPFIDKVKQLYEEKGVSTILVMGGAGDYFDVADCIIKMEQYKPYDVTDEAKKISQTYPTERKMEGGISFGQINGRVITETCFNSQRGKKQKVVAKGKQVLQYGLSTIDLAAVEQLVHPSQVNAIGAILLYLERNNLFRKGWTIPEILSFVRDQIDQHGIQIFSMQKGHPGELVYVRPLELAAAINRFRLLKVK; encoded by the coding sequence ATGGAACGGTTACGCCAAATACTTAAGCAAATTGACCATAAAGGGTACAAAGCGTATAAATCGATTCAAGGGACGTATCGCTTTCCACAATATGAATTAGCCATTGATTATGTACAAGGAGATCCGTTTGCCAGTCCTTCTAAAATTCGAATCATTATCCCATGGGAACAGACCATCCTTACGAGAGAAGATACCCTTACCCGAAAACGAACGATTCATATCGAAGACTATATAACAAGACAAATTCATCGGGCCATTCAACGTGTCGGGAAACAGGTAAACGGATCAGGAAAAAGCGGACTTATTTGGATCGATCCGCCAGGCCAAGAAGTATTAGAGACAACGGCAGTTACGATTTCCCCCCGTTATCTAACCGTCTGTCTTTCCATCGGTTTACCGGCTCGTGGGCGTACCGTTCTTGGTAAAGAAGCAGAACGACTGTTGTTTGAACAACTTCCAACGGTGTTACAACAAAGTGTTTTTTCCCTGAAGCGGGAGTCGATTACATCTGTTATCCACTTGTGCGATCAGCAAGCAGCGATAAGGGAATATATGAAAAAGCATGGACTCGTGGCCGTTATTGGAAACGGCGCCATATTACCACGTGAAAGCGGAGTAAGTGATCGTCCATTAAAACAGGGAGCGGTTCCTTTTCAAAGTCCAAAAGAATTAGAGGTGGGCATTCCCGTTCCTCATCAACAAGAACCGATTCGGGGGATGGGGATTCGAAAAGGAATTACGTTAATCGTAGGCGGGGGATTTCATGGGAAAAGCACATTTTTGAAAGCCCTTGAACGAAGTGTTTACGATCATATCAAAGGGGACGGGCGAGAATTTGTTTTTACGGACGAGCAAGCGATAAAAATTCGTGCTGAAGACGGCCGAAGTGTCCAAATGGTAAATATAAGCCCGTTTATTACTCACTTACCATTGGGGCGGAAAACCGATGCTTTTACAACTGATAACGCAAGCGGTAGTACTTCCCAAGCAGCCAACATCATGGAGGCACTCGAAGCCGGAGCGACGACACTTTTGATTGATGAAGACACAAGTGCGACGAACTTTATGATCCGTGATGCCCGTATGCAAGCGCTTGTTCAAAAGGATCACGAACCGATCACGCCATTTATTGATAAAGTAAAACAACTATATGAAGAAAAAGGTGTATCGACAATTCTTGTTATGGGTGGGGCTGGTGATTATTTTGATGTCGCCGATTGTATTATTAAAATGGAACAATACAAACCGTATGATGTAACGGATGAAGCGAAAAAGATTTCCCAAACGTACCCGACGGAGCGAAAAATGGAAGGAGGGATTTCGTTTGGTCAGATCAATGGTCGCGTCATTACGGAAACGTGTTTTAACAGTCAAAGAGGAAAAAAACAGAAAGTGGTCGCTAAAGGAAAACAGGTATTACAATACGGTTTATCGACTATTGATTTAGCAGCCGTTGAACAGCTCGTGCACCCGAGTCAAGTAAATGCCATCGGGGCCATTTTATTGTATTTAGAACGGAATAACTTGTTTCGAAAAGGATGGACTATTCCTGAAATTTTATCGTTTGTCCGTGACCAAATAGACCAGCATGGAATCCAGATTTTTTCTATGCAGAAAGGTCATCCTGGGGAACTTGTTTATGTAAGACCGTTGGAGCTTGCTGCAGCCATTAATCGATTTCGATTATTAAAGGTGAAATAA
- a CDS encoding YjcZ family sporulation protein, whose translation MLIVVLFILLIIVGTSFIF comes from the coding sequence GTGCTAATTGTCGTACTATTTATTTTACTCATCATCGTCGGAACATCTTTTATTTTCTAA
- a CDS encoding YjcZ family sporulation protein: MSDFGRRDNNFALIVVLFILLIIVGAAFICGCGY; encoded by the coding sequence ATGTCTGATTTCGGAAGAAGAGATAATAATTTTGCGTTAATTGTCGTATTGTTCATTCTCCTTATTATTGTAGGAGCAGCCTTTATCTGTGGATGTGGTTATTAA